The Stegostoma tigrinum isolate sSteTig4 chromosome 9, sSteTig4.hap1, whole genome shotgun sequence genome includes a region encoding these proteins:
- the LOC125454725 gene encoding claudin-20 isoform X1, with protein MRTHSNNAALGRQKICCEKVAVLTASLINAVVLNLALNHSCSSGYNFYRTELEIPNTRCQKITMASTRLQIFALFLSLFAFLGAVATTALPNWKVNTFEKSNVISTTKQMQGLWMDCTWYSTGLFSCRFNFSILDQPVYMHACQILMLLSCIISLVGIGISLPGMTCIRCGRHQGSKRCAAVTGGVCFITAGIMCLVSVSWFTAELISHFFKPSVSEENRYKIGGAIYSGCISAGFLFIAGAIFCTSCRNPQRENVEYSNRRHYPKHQSLGDETDYSLRHDV; from the exons ATGAGAACGCACAGCAATAATGCAGCACTGGGAAGACAGAAGATTTGCTGTGAGAAG GTAGCTGTGCTGACAGCAAGCCTTATCAATGCAGTAGTACTAAATTTAGCTCTCAATCATTCATGCAGTTCTGGATACAATTTCTACAg GACTGAACTGGAGATTCCAAACACAAGGTGTCAGAAGATAACAATGGCTTCCACAAGACTGCAGATTTTTGCACTTTTTTTGTCCTTATTTGCTTTCCTAGGAGCAGTTGCAACCACAGCACTTCCAAACTGGAAGGTTAATACCTTTGAAAAATCAAATGTAATCTCCACAACAAAACAGATGCAAGGTCTGTGGATGGACTGCACATGGTATAGTACAGGGCTCTTCAGCTGCAGGTTTAACTTCTCCATCTTAGACCAGCCAGTGTACATGCATGCCTGCCAGATTTTGATGCTTCTGTCATGTATTATATCATTGGTGGGAATTGGGATTTCCCTGCCTGGTATGACGTGTATAAGATGCGGAAGACATCAAGGCTCAAAACGTTGTGCTGCTGTAACAGGAGGGGTCTGTTTCATTACTGCAGGTATAATGTGTTTAGTTTCAGTGTCTTGGTTCACAGCTGAGCTCATAAGCCACTTCTTCAAACCATCTGTCTCAGAAGAAAACAGATATAAAATAGGAGGAGCAATATACTCTGGATGTATTTCTGCAGGGTTCCTATTTATTGCAGGTGCAATTTTCTGCACATCGTGCAGAAATCCACAAAGAGAAAATGTTGAATACTCAAACAGAAGGCACTACCCCAAACACCAATCTTTGGGAGATGAGACAGACTACTCTCTTCGACATGATGTGTAA
- the LOC125454725 gene encoding claudin-20 isoform X2, with amino-acid sequence MASTRLQIFALFLSLFAFLGAVATTALPNWKVNTFEKSNVISTTKQMQGLWMDCTWYSTGLFSCRFNFSILDQPVYMHACQILMLLSCIISLVGIGISLPGMTCIRCGRHQGSKRCAAVTGGVCFITAGIMCLVSVSWFTAELISHFFKPSVSEENRYKIGGAIYSGCISAGFLFIAGAIFCTSCRNPQRENVEYSNRRHYPKHQSLGDETDYSLRHDV; translated from the coding sequence ATGGCTTCCACAAGACTGCAGATTTTTGCACTTTTTTTGTCCTTATTTGCTTTCCTAGGAGCAGTTGCAACCACAGCACTTCCAAACTGGAAGGTTAATACCTTTGAAAAATCAAATGTAATCTCCACAACAAAACAGATGCAAGGTCTGTGGATGGACTGCACATGGTATAGTACAGGGCTCTTCAGCTGCAGGTTTAACTTCTCCATCTTAGACCAGCCAGTGTACATGCATGCCTGCCAGATTTTGATGCTTCTGTCATGTATTATATCATTGGTGGGAATTGGGATTTCCCTGCCTGGTATGACGTGTATAAGATGCGGAAGACATCAAGGCTCAAAACGTTGTGCTGCTGTAACAGGAGGGGTCTGTTTCATTACTGCAGGTATAATGTGTTTAGTTTCAGTGTCTTGGTTCACAGCTGAGCTCATAAGCCACTTCTTCAAACCATCTGTCTCAGAAGAAAACAGATATAAAATAGGAGGAGCAATATACTCTGGATGTATTTCTGCAGGGTTCCTATTTATTGCAGGTGCAATTTTCTGCACATCGTGCAGAAATCCACAAAGAGAAAATGTTGAATACTCAAACAGAAGGCACTACCCCAAACACCAATCTTTGGGAGATGAGACAGACTACTCTCTTCGACATGATGTGTAA